Proteins encoded by one window of Dryocola sp. LX212:
- a CDS encoding 4'-phosphopantetheinyl transferase superfamily protein, giving the protein MATHFARWTIDPRLPCSSHLDEDSLSFAGTLSERRKTRFLASRTLLAELFFMLYGIQKLPKIVTTVTGRPHFADRTLSDFSIAYAGNSVGVAVTTEGRCGLDMELRPFGRMTGQTAAIPFSNNETTWVNNQNDPYEARAQLRTLRQSIYKLTGSDDELQLLPGAGRLRVKHQTQIEAISDVEDILVWACAVSPAVERLSLWEYDHLEGWHSLKDVQARRSDPDGHIIRFTSLPYEKHYYQTDLS; this is encoded by the coding sequence ATGGCAACGCATTTTGCAAGATGGACAATTGATCCCCGACTCCCTTGTTCATCGCATCTCGATGAGGACAGCCTCAGCTTTGCAGGCACCCTTTCTGAACGCCGAAAAACCCGTTTTCTGGCCTCACGCACGCTGCTGGCCGAGCTGTTTTTCATGCTATACGGTATTCAGAAGCTGCCGAAAATTGTCACCACCGTTACCGGTCGCCCTCACTTTGCTGACCGCACGCTGTCTGATTTCAGCATCGCCTATGCAGGCAACAGCGTGGGCGTGGCGGTGACGACGGAAGGCCGCTGCGGGCTGGACATGGAGCTGCGCCCGTTTGGCCGGATGACGGGGCAAACCGCCGCCATCCCGTTCAGCAATAATGAAACCACTTGGGTAAACAACCAGAACGATCCCTACGAAGCCCGCGCTCAGCTGCGCACCCTGCGCCAGAGCATTTATAAGCTCACCGGTAGCGACGATGAACTTCAACTACTCCCTGGCGCAGGGCGTTTACGCGTGAAGCACCAGACGCAGATTGAGGCCATCAGCGACGTAGAGGATATTCTGGTCTGGGCCTGCGCGGTATCACCCGCCGTCGAGCGACTATCATTGTGGGAGTACGATCATCTCGAGGGCTGGCATAGCCTGAAGGACGTTCAGGCCCGCCGCAGCGATCCTGACGGTCATATCATACGTTTTACCAGCCTGCCTTACGAAAAACATTATTACCAAACCGACCTTTCCTGA
- a CDS encoding NADPH-dependent FMN reductase, which produces MTKGVFMSDSLKIVTLLGSLRTGSFNAIVARTLPKIAPAGMSVEALPSIKDIPLYDADMQQEEGFPQTVEAIAEQIRSADGVVIVTPEYNYSVPGGLKNAIDWLSRLPEQPLAGKPVLIQTSSMGAIGGARCQYHLRQILVFLDAMVMNKPEFMGGVIQNKVDTQTGEVVDQSTLDHLTGQLTSFGDYIRRVKN; this is translated from the coding sequence CTGACCAAAGGAGTGTTTATGTCCGACTCGTTAAAGATAGTTACCTTACTGGGGAGCCTGCGCACGGGCTCTTTCAACGCCATAGTCGCCCGCACGCTGCCGAAAATTGCCCCGGCGGGGATGAGCGTTGAGGCGCTGCCGTCCATCAAAGATATCCCCCTTTACGATGCGGATATGCAGCAGGAAGAAGGCTTCCCGCAAACGGTAGAAGCCATCGCAGAGCAGATCCGCAGCGCGGACGGCGTGGTTATTGTCACCCCGGAATATAACTATTCGGTGCCCGGCGGCCTGAAGAACGCTATTGACTGGCTGTCACGCCTGCCCGAGCAGCCGCTGGCGGGCAAACCTGTTCTTATCCAGACCAGTTCAATGGGGGCGATTGGCGGCGCGCGCTGCCAGTATCACCTCCGCCAGATCCTGGTATTCCTGGATGCGATGGTGATGAACAAACCGGAGTTTATGGGCGGGGTCATTCAGAACAAGGTAGACACGCAGACGGGTGAAGTGGTTGATCAGAGCACGTTAGATCATCTTACCGGGCAGTTAACGTCATTTGGCGACTATATCAGGCGCGTAAAAAACTAA